From a single Streptomyces rubradiris genomic region:
- a CDS encoding NAD(P)-dependent alcohol dehydrogenase yields the protein MTTVAAYAAPAAKAPLERTTIERRAVGEYDVLIDIKFAGICHSDIHQAREGWGEAIFPMVPGHEIAGVVSEVGSGVTKFKAGDRVGVGCLVDSCRECENCRAGQEQYCLNGGFGSTYNAIGRDGTPNHGGYSQKIVVDENFVVRIPDGLSLDVAAPLLCAGITTYSPLKRWNAGPGKKVAVLGMGGLGHMGVKIAHALGAEVTVLSQSLRKKDDGLKLGADHYYATSDPKTFEELRGTFDLILSTVSAPLDFNAYLSLLKTEGALVNVGAPEEPVSLNLFSVIGGGKTLAGSMIGGIRETQEMLDFCAGHGIGAEIELIAASEINEAYERVLASDVRYRFVIDTATI from the coding sequence ATGACCACTGTTGCCGCATACGCCGCGCCCGCCGCGAAGGCTCCGCTGGAGCGCACGACCATCGAGCGACGCGCGGTCGGTGAGTACGACGTCCTGATCGACATCAAGTTCGCCGGTATCTGCCACTCCGACATCCACCAGGCCCGGGAGGGCTGGGGCGAGGCGATCTTCCCGATGGTCCCCGGCCACGAGATCGCCGGCGTCGTGTCGGAGGTCGGCTCCGGCGTGACCAAGTTCAAGGCCGGCGACCGGGTGGGCGTCGGCTGCCTGGTCGACTCCTGCCGCGAGTGCGAGAACTGCCGGGCCGGGCAGGAGCAGTACTGCCTGAACGGCGGCTTCGGCTCCACGTACAACGCCATCGGCCGGGACGGCACGCCCAACCACGGCGGCTACTCGCAGAAGATCGTCGTCGACGAGAACTTCGTCGTCCGCATCCCCGACGGGCTGTCCCTGGACGTGGCCGCTCCGCTGCTGTGCGCCGGCATCACCACGTACTCCCCGCTGAAGCGCTGGAACGCCGGCCCCGGCAAGAAGGTCGCCGTCCTCGGCATGGGCGGCCTCGGCCACATGGGCGTGAAGATCGCGCACGCGCTCGGCGCCGAGGTGACCGTGCTGTCGCAGTCCCTGCGCAAGAAGGACGACGGGCTCAAGCTGGGCGCCGACCACTACTACGCCACCAGCGACCCGAAGACCTTCGAGGAGCTGCGGGGCACGTTCGACCTGATCCTGTCCACGGTGTCGGCCCCGCTGGACTTCAACGCCTACCTGTCGCTGCTGAAGACGGAGGGCGCGCTGGTGAACGTGGGCGCCCCCGAGGAGCCGGTCTCGCTCAACCTCTTCTCGGTGATCGGCGGCGGCAAGACCCTCGCGGGCTCCATGATCGGCGGCATCCGCGAGACCCAGGAGATGCTGGACTTCTGCGCGGGGCACGGCATCGGCGCCGAAATAGAGCTGATCGCCGCCTCCGAGATCAACGAGGCGTACGAGCGGGTGCTGGCCAGCGATGTCCGCTACCGCTTCGTGATCGACACCGCCACGATCTGA
- a CDS encoding helix-turn-helix domain-containing protein yields the protein MDSRDEQPDTTATTGRALDRRAELSEFLRSRRARLKPEDVGLSGFGRHRRVPGLRREELAQLAGVSVAYYTRLEQGNGRNVSAEVLDAIARALRLTDAEHAHLTHLAKPKALKKKQVARQQQVRPALRQLLETMESVPAYVVGRRSEILAWNRMAAALFGDWGEVPPAERNWARLVFLRPEYRELFVDWEQKAIDIVCALRMDAGCHPDDPKLSALVGELSVKSEEFRRLWATHDVKEKSHGVKHLHHPLVGDLALNFESFRLTDGSEQSLVTYHAEPGSPTAESLRLLASWGTDATRAVPSA from the coding sequence ATGGACAGCAGGGACGAGCAGCCGGACACCACAGCCACCACCGGCCGGGCCCTGGACCGGCGGGCGGAGCTGAGCGAGTTCCTGCGCAGCCGGCGGGCCCGGCTGAAGCCGGAGGACGTGGGACTGTCCGGCTTCGGACGGCACCGCCGGGTGCCGGGGCTGCGCCGGGAGGAGCTGGCGCAGCTGGCCGGGGTGTCGGTGGCGTACTACACCCGGCTCGAACAGGGCAACGGACGCAACGTGTCGGCGGAGGTGCTGGACGCGATCGCGCGGGCCCTGCGGCTGACGGACGCCGAGCACGCCCATCTGACGCACCTGGCCAAGCCGAAGGCGCTGAAGAAGAAGCAGGTGGCGCGCCAGCAGCAGGTGCGCCCGGCGCTGCGGCAACTGCTGGAGACCATGGAGTCCGTGCCGGCGTACGTCGTGGGCCGGCGCTCGGAGATCCTCGCCTGGAACCGGATGGCGGCGGCCCTCTTCGGCGACTGGGGCGAGGTGCCGCCGGCCGAGCGGAACTGGGCCCGGCTGGTGTTCCTGCGCCCGGAGTACCGGGAGCTGTTCGTCGACTGGGAGCAGAAGGCGATCGACATCGTGTGCGCGCTGCGCATGGACGCGGGCTGCCATCCGGACGATCCGAAGCTGTCGGCGCTGGTGGGCGAGTTGTCGGTGAAGAGCGAGGAGTTCCGCCGGCTGTGGGCCACGCATGACGTCAAGGAGAAGAGCCATGGCGTCAAGCACCTGCACCACCCCTTGGTGGGCGACCTCGCGCTGAACTTCGAGAGCTTCCGCCTGACGGACGGCTCGGAGCAGTCCCTGGTCACCTATCACGCCGAGCCGGGCTCCCCCACCGCCGAGTCCCTGCGCCTGCTGGCCAGCTGGGGCACGGACGCGACCCGGGCGGTTCCCTCGGCGTAG
- a CDS encoding S8 family peptidase, giving the protein MKKAAAATVATAAAVALAAGMTSPASAKPARTSAGASAGASAGASALTARHHVTLITGDRVALDAKGRVVGLERAEGREHIPFQVRKAAGHTLVIPADAGRLVASGTLDQRLFDVTELNKAATRKAQKNGLKVIVGYRGTAGAAKAGVRDAGTLRRSLTALNADAVQTPAEDTAGLWDAVTNDGRTASGIAHVWLDGVREASLDKSVPQIGAPTAWKAGYTGKGVKVAVLDTGVDTRHADLKDQVIGSKNFTSAADATDHFGHGTHVASIVAGTGAKSGGKYKGVAPDAKLLNGKVLDDSGFGDDSGILAGMEWAAGQGADVINLSLGGYDTPGIDPLEAEVNKLSAEKGVLFAIAAGNDGPQSVGSPGSADAALTVGAVDDKDELADFSSTGPRAGDGAVKPDVTAPGVDITAAAAAGSVIGKEVGEKPEGYLTISGTSMATPHVAGAAAILKQRHPDWGYAELKGALTGSTKGGKYTPFEQGSGRIQVDKAIGQSVVADPVSLNFGVQQWPHTDDAPVTKKLTYRNLGDKDVTLTLASTATGPKGAAAPAGFFTLGANQVTVPAHGTAAVDLTVNTKLGGTVDGAYSAYVTATGDGQSVRTAAAVQREVESYDVTLKFIGRDGKPAPYYDAGLTGVTGLAVGTSANPYDKSGTAKVRAPKGTYILDTTVYRDPENSAKGVDWLVQPKLTIDKKQTVTLDARKAKPVDITVPGSGLKPAFAAPSFGITVGDSEYAYLMFLDSYKNFRTAHLGPQPPAGSLTQQWDGHWTKGATEEYAVTSGGPVKQLATGYTRHYKAGELATVKVRMGAAARGKKGTVDALGWLPGSSGASSISVPQNLPGTRTLHLSTTGGVRWGLEFAQHAGDDLDAGYSLGESTFKGGKTYTKTVNTAVFGPHLTKDTGLFREGDEIFGALPLFADSAGHAGYSDFDSVSTTLYRNGTKVGTNKDPLFGGESFKVPAGDAAYRLTTSVKRKATVSAASTRIDAAWTFRSKKPSGDMVQLPASTLRFGATTGLDSRVAAGKKVTFPVTVEGAAAGRNLKSLAVYVSYDGKNFKKTDVRNGKITVKNPAKNKAVSFRAKITDKKGNTSEITIYNAYSGK; this is encoded by the coding sequence GTGAAAAAAGCGGCTGCGGCCACCGTGGCAACGGCCGCGGCAGTCGCCCTCGCAGCGGGTATGACCAGCCCCGCGTCGGCGAAGCCCGCCCGCACCTCCGCGGGTGCCTCCGCGGGTGCCTCCGCGGGCGCCTCCGCGCTCACCGCCCGACACCACGTCACCCTGATCACCGGTGACCGCGTCGCCCTCGACGCCAAGGGCCGGGTCGTCGGCCTGGAGCGGGCCGAGGGCCGCGAGCACATACCCTTCCAGGTCCGCAAGGCGGCCGGGCACACGCTGGTGATCCCCGCGGACGCGGGCCGCCTGGTGGCCTCCGGCACGCTGGACCAGCGCCTCTTCGACGTCACCGAGCTGAACAAGGCCGCCACCCGCAAGGCCCAGAAGAACGGCCTGAAGGTGATCGTCGGCTACCGCGGCACCGCGGGCGCCGCCAAGGCCGGGGTCCGCGACGCGGGCACCCTGCGCCGCAGCCTGACCGCGCTCAACGCGGACGCCGTGCAGACCCCGGCCGAGGACACCGCCGGGCTGTGGGACGCCGTCACCAACGACGGCAGGACCGCCTCCGGCATCGCGCACGTCTGGCTCGACGGCGTCCGCGAGGCCAGCCTCGACAAGTCCGTGCCGCAGATCGGCGCCCCCACCGCGTGGAAGGCCGGTTACACCGGCAAGGGCGTCAAGGTCGCCGTCCTGGACACCGGCGTGGACACCCGGCACGCGGACCTGAAGGACCAGGTGATCGGGTCCAAGAACTTCACCTCCGCCGCCGACGCCACCGACCACTTCGGCCACGGCACGCACGTCGCCTCCATCGTGGCCGGCACCGGCGCGAAGTCGGGCGGCAAGTACAAGGGTGTGGCCCCGGACGCCAAGCTCCTCAACGGCAAGGTCCTGGACGACAGCGGCTTCGGCGACGACTCCGGCATCCTCGCCGGCATGGAGTGGGCGGCCGGGCAGGGCGCCGACGTCATCAACCTCAGCCTCGGCGGCTACGACACCCCCGGGATCGACCCGCTCGAAGCCGAGGTCAACAAGCTCTCCGCGGAGAAGGGCGTCCTGTTCGCGATCGCCGCGGGCAACGACGGCCCCCAGTCGGTCGGTTCGCCGGGCAGCGCGGACGCAGCGCTCACCGTCGGCGCCGTCGACGACAAGGACGAGCTGGCGGACTTCTCCTCCACCGGCCCGCGCGCCGGCGACGGCGCCGTCAAGCCGGACGTCACCGCGCCGGGCGTCGACATCACCGCCGCCGCGGCCGCCGGCAGCGTCATCGGCAAGGAGGTCGGCGAGAAGCCCGAGGGCTACCTCACGATCTCCGGCACCTCGATGGCCACCCCGCATGTCGCGGGCGCCGCGGCCATCCTGAAACAGCGGCACCCCGACTGGGGTTACGCCGAGCTGAAGGGCGCCCTGACCGGCTCCACCAAGGGCGGCAAGTACACCCCCTTCGAGCAGGGCTCGGGCCGTATCCAGGTCGACAAGGCCATCGGCCAGTCGGTCGTCGCCGACCCGGTCTCGCTGAACTTCGGCGTGCAGCAGTGGCCGCACACCGACGACGCGCCGGTCACCAAGAAGCTGACGTACCGCAACCTCGGCGACAAGGACGTCACGCTCACCCTGGCGAGCACCGCCACGGGCCCCAAGGGCGCGGCGGCCCCGGCCGGCTTCTTCACGCTCGGCGCGAACCAGGTCACCGTCCCGGCGCACGGCACGGCCGCGGTCGACCTCACCGTGAACACCAAGCTGGGCGGCACCGTCGACGGCGCCTACTCCGCGTACGTCACGGCGACGGGCGACGGGCAGAGCGTCCGCACGGCCGCCGCGGTGCAGCGCGAGGTGGAGTCCTACGACGTCACGCTGAAGTTCATCGGCCGTGACGGCAAGCCGGCCCCGTACTACGACGCCGGCCTCACCGGCGTGACGGGCCTGGCGGTCGGCACCTCGGCGAACCCGTACGACAAGTCCGGCACGGCGAAGGTACGCGCGCCCAAGGGCACGTACATCCTCGACACCACCGTCTACCGCGACCCGGAGAACTCCGCCAAGGGCGTCGACTGGCTCGTGCAGCCGAAGCTGACCATCGACAAGAAGCAGACGGTCACCCTCGACGCGCGCAAGGCCAAGCCGGTGGACATCACCGTCCCCGGCTCGGGCCTGAAGCCCGCGTTCGCCGCGCCGAGCTTCGGCATCACGGTCGGTGACAGCGAGTACGCCTACTTGATGTTCCTGGACTCGTACAAGAACTTCCGCACCGCCCACCTCGGCCCGCAGCCGCCCGCCGGCTCGCTGACCCAGCAGTGGGACGGCCACTGGACCAAGGGCGCGACCGAGGAGTACGCCGTCACCTCCGGCGGCCCGGTCAAGCAGCTCGCCACCGGCTACACCCGGCACTACAAGGCCGGCGAACTCGCCACGGTGAAGGTCCGGATGGGCGCGGCGGCCCGCGGCAAGAAGGGCACCGTCGACGCCCTCGGCTGGCTGCCCGGCAGCTCCGGCGCCTCCTCCATCAGCGTCCCGCAGAACCTGCCGGGCACCCGCACCCTGCACCTGTCCACCACGGGCGGTGTGCGCTGGGGCCTTGAGTTCGCCCAGCACGCCGGGGACGACCTCGACGCCGGCTACTCGCTCGGCGAGTCCACCTTCAAGGGCGGCAAGACCTACACCAAGACGGTCAACACCGCCGTCTTCGGCCCGCATCTGACCAAGGACACGGGGCTCTTCCGGGAGGGCGACGAGATCTTCGGCGCGCTGCCGCTGTTCGCCGACTCGGCCGGGCACGCCGGGTACTCGGACTTCGACTCGGTGAGCACCACCCTGTACCGCAACGGCACCAAGGTCGGCACCAACAAGGACCCGCTGTTCGGCGGGGAGAGCTTCAAGGTCCCGGCCGGTGACGCGGCGTACAGGCTGACCACCTCGGTCAAGCGGAAGGCGACGGTGTCCGCGGCCTCCACCCGGATCGACGCGGCCTGGACCTTCCGCTCCAAGAAGCCGTCCGGCGACATGGTCCAGCTGCCCGCCTCCACGCTGCGCTTCGGTGCCACCACCGGCCTGGACAGCCGGGTCGCGGCGGGCAAGAAGGTCACCTTCCCGGTCACCGTGGAGGGCGCCGCGGCCGGCCGCAACCTGAAGTCCCTCGCCGTCTACGTCTCCTATGACGGCAAGAACTTCAAGAAGACCGACGTCAGGAACGGCAAGATCACCGTGAAGAACCCGGCGAAGAACAAGGCCGTCTCGTTCCGAGCCAAGATCACCGACAAGAAGGGCAACACGTCGGAGATCACGATCTACAACGCGTACTCCGGCAAGTGA
- a CDS encoding L,D-transpeptidase has protein sequence MTDSKRRGRLAAASALLGGVLVLTACSGGDADASGSGDGDTSQAKVDEAAAKKSSEAQITITPKDGSANASINNSAAVTVSKGTLTGVTMTTQDGKPVAGQLAADSKSWKPSTPLERSTTYKVAAEAKDSEGRIAHENASFTTVSPANSFIGTFTPDNGSTVGVGMPVSINFDKAITNKAAVQKGITVSSSSGQEVACHWFNANRMDCRPEEYWKEGSTVTLKLALDGVQGASGVYGVQQKTVTFHIGRNQVSYVDAKTKQMKVTQDGKVVKTIPISAGSPDNKTYEGQMVISEKFKQTRMNGATVGFTDDDGKGEYDIKDVPHAMRLTTSGTFIHGNYWGAPSVFGSANTSHGCVGLRDAKGANDPSTPAAWFYNSTLIGDVVVVQNTGDKTVSPDNGLNGWNMDWAQWKAGSAV, from the coding sequence ATGACGGACAGTAAGCGGCGCGGGCGCCTGGCGGCCGCTTCCGCTCTGCTCGGCGGTGTGCTGGTGCTCACGGCGTGTTCCGGCGGCGACGCCGACGCCTCCGGCAGCGGTGACGGCGACACCTCGCAGGCCAAGGTCGACGAGGCGGCGGCCAAGAAGTCCTCCGAGGCGCAGATCACGATCACGCCGAAGGACGGCTCCGCCAACGCGTCGATCAACAACTCCGCCGCCGTCACGGTGAGCAAGGGCACCCTGACCGGCGTCACCATGACCACCCAGGACGGCAAGCCCGTCGCCGGGCAGCTGGCCGCCGACAGCAAGAGCTGGAAGCCCAGCACCCCGCTGGAGCGGTCCACCACCTACAAGGTCGCCGCGGAGGCCAAGGACTCCGAGGGCCGCATAGCCCACGAGAACGCCTCCTTCACCACGGTCTCCCCGGCCAACAGCTTCATCGGCACCTTCACCCCGGACAACGGCTCCACGGTCGGTGTCGGCATGCCCGTGTCGATCAACTTCGACAAGGCGATCACCAACAAGGCGGCCGTGCAGAAGGGCATCACGGTCAGCTCCAGCAGCGGCCAGGAGGTCGCCTGCCACTGGTTCAACGCCAACCGCATGGACTGCCGCCCCGAGGAGTACTGGAAGGAAGGCTCCACCGTCACCCTGAAGCTGGCGCTCGACGGCGTCCAGGGCGCGAGCGGTGTCTACGGCGTCCAGCAGAAGACGGTCACCTTCCACATCGGCCGCAACCAGGTCTCCTACGTCGACGCGAAGACCAAGCAGATGAAGGTCACGCAGGACGGCAAGGTCGTCAAGACCATCCCGATCTCCGCCGGCTCCCCCGACAACAAGACGTACGAGGGGCAGATGGTGATCTCCGAGAAGTTCAAGCAGACCCGCATGAACGGCGCCACGGTCGGCTTCACCGACGACGACGGCAAGGGCGAGTACGACATCAAGGACGTGCCGCACGCCATGCGCCTGACCACCTCGGGCACCTTCATCCACGGCAACTACTGGGGCGCGCCGTCGGTGTTCGGCAGCGCCAACACCAGCCACGGCTGCGTCGGCCTGCGGGACGCGAAGGGCGCGAACGACCCGAGCACGCCGGCGGCCTGGTTCTACAACAGCACGCTGATCGGTGACGTCGTGGTCGTCCAGAACACCGGCGACAAGACCGTCTCGCCGGACAACGGCCTCAACGGCTGGAACATGGACTGGGCGCAGTGGAAGGCCGGTTCGGCCGTCTGA
- a CDS encoding LAETG motif-containing sortase-dependent surface protein: MSSARRPLLTATAAGTLLCALWFVPSANASQNTPARETATASTPTRVAHVAQARAVSAPAAGTDRTAVEAELADTGGFDTTPYVIGGSLFLAVGAGFVVYSVRRERTGF; the protein is encoded by the coding sequence GTGTCATCCGCTCGCCGCCCGTTGCTGACCGCCACCGCCGCGGGCACCCTCCTGTGCGCACTGTGGTTCGTCCCGTCCGCGAACGCCTCGCAGAACACCCCCGCGAGAGAGACGGCGACCGCCTCGACGCCCACCCGGGTCGCGCACGTCGCGCAGGCCAGAGCGGTGTCGGCGCCGGCCGCGGGCACGGACCGGACGGCCGTGGAGGCCGAACTGGCCGACACCGGCGGCTTCGACACCACCCCGTACGTCATCGGCGGGAGCCTGTTCCTCGCGGTGGGCGCCGGTTTCGTCGTGTATTCGGTGCGTCGCGAACGTACGGGTTTTTGA
- the hutH gene encoding histidine ammonia-lyase: MHTVVVGTSGVTASDVLAVARGGARIELSAQAVAALAAAREIVDALAAKPDPVYGVSTGFGALATRHISPELRAQLQRNIVRSHAAGMGPRVEREVVRALMFLRLKTVCSGHTGVRPEVAQTMADVLNAGITPVVHEYGSLGCSGDLAPLSHCALTLMGEGEAEGPDGRVRPAGELLAEHGIRPVELREKEGLALLNGTDGMLGMLVMALADLDTLYKSADVTAALTLEALLGSDKVLAPELHAIRPHPGQGASAANMLAVLKGSGLTGHHQDDAPRVQDAYSVRCAPQVAGAGRDTVAHARLVADRELASAVDNPVVLPDGRVESNGNFHGAPVAYVLDFLAIAAADLGSIAERRTDRLLDKNRSHGLPPFLADDAGVDSGLMIAQYTQAALVSELKRLAVPASADSIPSSAMQEDHVSMGWSAARKLRTAVDNLTRIIAIELYAATRAIELREGLVPAPATRAVIDAVRAAGVRGPGPDRFLAPDLAAADAFVRGGELVAAVEKVTGPLQ; the protein is encoded by the coding sequence ATGCACACTGTGGTGGTGGGGACGTCCGGGGTCACGGCGTCCGACGTTCTCGCCGTGGCGCGCGGCGGTGCCCGCATCGAGCTGTCGGCCCAGGCGGTGGCGGCCCTCGCGGCGGCCCGGGAGATCGTGGACGCGCTGGCGGCCAAGCCCGACCCGGTCTACGGCGTCTCCACCGGCTTCGGCGCCCTGGCGACCCGGCACATCAGCCCGGAGCTGCGCGCCCAGTTGCAGCGCAACATCGTCCGCTCGCACGCCGCCGGCATGGGCCCCCGGGTGGAGCGCGAGGTCGTACGGGCCCTGATGTTCCTGCGGCTGAAGACCGTCTGCTCGGGGCACACCGGGGTGCGGCCCGAGGTCGCGCAGACCATGGCCGACGTGCTGAACGCCGGGATCACCCCGGTCGTGCACGAGTACGGCTCCCTGGGCTGCTCCGGCGACCTGGCCCCGCTGTCCCACTGCGCGCTCACCCTCATGGGCGAGGGCGAGGCGGAGGGCCCCGACGGGCGCGTCCGGCCCGCGGGCGAGCTGCTCGCCGAGCACGGCATCCGGCCCGTCGAGCTGCGCGAGAAGGAGGGCCTGGCCCTGCTCAACGGCACCGACGGCATGCTCGGCATGCTGGTCATGGCCCTCGCCGACCTGGACACCCTCTACAAGTCCGCCGACGTCACCGCCGCCCTCACCCTGGAGGCACTGCTCGGCAGCGACAAGGTCCTCGCGCCCGAGCTGCACGCCATCCGCCCGCACCCCGGTCAGGGCGCCAGCGCCGCCAACATGCTCGCCGTGCTGAAGGGCTCGGGGCTCACCGGGCACCACCAGGACGACGCCCCGCGCGTCCAGGACGCCTACTCCGTGCGCTGCGCCCCGCAGGTCGCCGGCGCCGGACGCGACACCGTCGCGCACGCCCGCCTGGTCGCCGACCGGGAGCTCGCCTCCGCCGTGGACAACCCCGTGGTGCTGCCCGACGGGCGGGTGGAGTCCAACGGCAACTTCCACGGCGCGCCGGTGGCCTATGTGCTGGACTTCCTCGCCATCGCCGCCGCCGACCTCGGCTCCATCGCCGAGCGCCGCACCGACCGGCTGCTGGACAAGAACCGCAGCCACGGCCTGCCGCCGTTCCTCGCCGACGACGCCGGTGTGGACTCCGGGCTGATGATCGCCCAGTACACGCAGGCCGCGCTGGTCAGCGAGCTGAAGCGGCTCGCCGTACCGGCCTCCGCGGACTCCATCCCGTCCTCCGCCATGCAGGAGGACCACGTCTCCATGGGCTGGTCGGCCGCGCGCAAGCTGCGCACCGCCGTGGACAACCTCACCCGGATCATCGCCATCGAGCTCTACGCGGCCACCCGCGCCATCGAGCTGCGCGAGGGACTCGTCCCGGCGCCCGCCACGCGGGCCGTCATCGACGCCGTGCGCGCCGCGGGCGTGCGGGGCCCGGGCCCGGACCGGTTCCTGGCGCCCGACCTGGCCGCCGCCGACGCCTTCGTGCGCGGCGGGGAACTGGTGGCGGCCGTGGAGAAGGTCACCGGCCCGCTCCAGTGA
- a CDS encoding GGDEF domain-containing protein has translation MGEDKRLAAVVALAQGMAAAHTPRECWQAAALGACHALDGSFAALSVWERELGRLRVLVNVGDRAADEEEFPEAETYPVHQFPEITEFLHERWAGGEGPNAWVETAEGAAAGTAGYFHQRVTALRRRGRGCCVVAPVVLHGRAWGELYVARAAGAPVFARADSDFATVLAAVVAAGIAQTERLEEARRLAYTDALTGLANRRAVDVCLEEAVERHRAEGAVVSLVVCDLNGLKRVNDTLGHAVGDRLLERFGSVLSLCGAMVPGALVARLGGDEFCLVAVGPPADDVVKAADELCRRAGELEPGEGVACGVASTAEAIGEVRDARRLFRLADAAQYRAKALRLDRPVVAGREGPGDPVVRLADAPPPSRAERRRFRGRRP, from the coding sequence ATGGGTGAGGACAAGCGGCTCGCCGCGGTCGTGGCGCTGGCTCAGGGCATGGCGGCGGCGCACACCCCCCGGGAGTGCTGGCAGGCCGCCGCCCTCGGCGCCTGTCACGCGCTGGACGGCAGCTTCGCCGCGCTGTCGGTCTGGGAGCGCGAGCTGGGCCGGCTCCGGGTCCTCGTGAACGTGGGGGACCGGGCCGCGGACGAGGAGGAGTTCCCGGAGGCCGAGACCTACCCGGTGCACCAGTTCCCGGAGATCACCGAGTTCCTGCACGAGCGGTGGGCCGGCGGCGAGGGGCCCAACGCCTGGGTGGAGACCGCCGAGGGCGCCGCCGCCGGTACCGCCGGGTACTTCCACCAGCGGGTCACGGCCCTGCGCCGCCGGGGGCGCGGGTGCTGTGTCGTCGCCCCCGTCGTGCTGCACGGCCGGGCCTGGGGCGAGCTGTACGTGGCCCGCGCGGCCGGAGCGCCGGTGTTCGCGCGGGCCGACTCCGACTTCGCCACCGTGCTCGCCGCCGTCGTGGCCGCCGGCATCGCGCAGACCGAGCGGCTGGAGGAGGCCCGCCGGCTCGCGTACACCGACGCCCTCACCGGCCTGGCCAACCGCCGGGCCGTGGACGTGTGCCTGGAGGAGGCCGTCGAGCGGCACCGCGCGGAGGGCGCGGTGGTCAGCCTGGTCGTCTGCGACCTCAACGGGCTCAAGCGGGTCAACGACACCCTCGGGCACGCCGTCGGCGACCGGCTGCTGGAGCGTTTCGGCTCGGTGCTGTCGCTGTGCGGGGCGATGGTGCCGGGCGCGCTGGTCGCCCGGCTCGGCGGTGACGAGTTCTGTCTGGTCGCGGTGGGGCCGCCCGCCGACGACGTGGTCAAGGCGGCGGACGAGCTGTGCCGCCGGGCCGGGGAGCTGGAGCCGGGGGAGGGGGTGGCGTGCGGGGTCGCCTCGACCGCGGAGGCGATCGGCGAGGTGCGCGACGCCCGGCGGCTGTTCCGGCTCGCGGACGCCGCCCAGTACCGGGCCAAGGCGCTGCGCCTGGACCGGCCGGTGGTGGCCGGCCGGGAGGGGCCCGGTGATCCGGTCGTCCGGCTGGCCGACGCGCCGCCGCCCTCGCGCGCCGAGCGGCGCCGGTTCCGCGGGCGCCGGCCGTGA
- a CDS encoding enoyl-CoA hydratase/isomerase family protein yields the protein MSEERYGEFVLVRRHGHVAELVLDRPKAMNAVSTEMARSLAGACAALAGDPAARVVVLTSSHERAFCVGADLKERNSFTDADLVRQRPVARAAYTGVLELPMPTIAAVHGFALGGGFELALSCDLIVADRTAVVGLPEVSVGVIPGGGGTQLLPRRVGAARAAELIFSARRVEAAEAARLGLVDQVVEEGRDREEALALGERIAGNSPVGLRAAKRALRLGHGLDLRAGLEVEDAAWRSVAFSGDRAEGVAAFNEKRKPEWPGA from the coding sequence GGAGCGGTACGGGGAGTTCGTGCTGGTGCGGCGGCACGGGCACGTCGCGGAGCTGGTGCTGGACCGGCCCAAGGCGATGAACGCCGTCTCCACGGAGATGGCCCGCTCCCTCGCGGGCGCGTGCGCCGCGCTCGCCGGTGACCCCGCCGCGCGGGTGGTCGTGCTGACCTCGTCGCACGAACGGGCGTTCTGCGTCGGGGCGGACCTGAAGGAGCGGAACTCCTTCACCGACGCCGACCTGGTCCGGCAGCGGCCGGTGGCGCGGGCGGCGTACACCGGGGTGCTGGAGCTGCCGATGCCGACGATCGCCGCGGTGCACGGCTTCGCGCTGGGCGGCGGTTTCGAACTGGCCCTGTCCTGCGACCTGATCGTGGCCGACCGTACGGCCGTGGTGGGGCTGCCGGAGGTGTCCGTGGGCGTGATCCCGGGCGGCGGCGGTACGCAGCTGCTGCCCCGGCGGGTCGGGGCCGCGCGGGCCGCCGAGCTGATCTTCTCGGCCCGGCGGGTGGAAGCGGCGGAGGCCGCCCGGCTGGGGCTGGTGGACCAGGTGGTGGAGGAGGGCCGGGACCGCGAGGAGGCGCTGGCGCTCGGGGAGCGGATCGCCGGGAACTCGCCGGTGGGGCTGCGGGCCGCCAAGCGGGCGCTGCGGCTGGGCCACGGGCTGGATCTGCGGGCCGGTCTGGAGGTCGAGGACGCGGCATGGCGTTCGGTGGCCTTCTCGGGCGATCGCGCGGAGGGCGTGGCCGCCTTCAACGAGAAGCGCAAGCCGGAGTGGCCGGGGGCGTAA